GCGTTGTCGGAGGCGTTCCGCGCGAAGTTGGGCCGGCCGATCCTGCAGGCGTGGGGGATGACGGAGACCAGCCCGGTGGCGACGGCGGCGCACGTTGCCGCGCGGAACAAGGACCTTCCCGAGGAGGAGCAGGCGCACCTGCGGGCGCGGGCCGGTCTGCCGTTGCCGGGGGTCGAGGTGCGGATCGTGGAGCCTGGTTCGATCACGCCGTTGCCGTGGGACGACGAGGTGACCGGCGAGCTGCAGGTGCGTGGGCCGTGGATCGCTGCCGAGTACTACCGGCCGGACGACGGGGTGCAGCTGAACACCGAGGACGGGTGGATGAAGACGGGAGACGTCGCCGCCATCGATCAGTACGGGTCGGTGCGGATCGTTGACCGGACCAAGGACCTGGTGAAGTCGGGCGGTGAGTGGATCAGCTCGGTCGAGCTGGAGAACCTCTTGATGGCCCATCCGGCGGTGAAGGAGGCCGCGGTGATCGGCGTACCGCATCCGAAGTGGGACGAGCGGCCGCTCGCCTGCGTCGTACTCCAGGAGGGCTCGAGCGCGACGGGCGAGGAGATCCTCGAGTACTTGCAGCCGCTGGTGGCGAAATGGTGGCTCCCGGATGCGGTCGAGTTCATCGACGAGGTCCCGAAGACGTCAGTCGGCAAGTTCTCGAAGAAGGACCTCCGCAGCCGCTTTGCCAACTACCACTTGAAGTAAGGACGGTCAGGCGAAGCTGGTGCCGAAATGGTTCTGGAGGTGGGTGAAGGTTGCTTCCACGAAGTCGGTAGGCCACTCGCCGCCAGTTCGTTTGGCGAGGGCAGTGCCACGGGTGACGAATTCGCGGCAGATGTACTGGTTCGCCGCGATGATGTCGGCCGGATCGGTGCCGGCGGCCGGGATGGACTCCAGAGTGGCGCGTTGCTCGTCGGACAGGAATGCGTTCAGGCGCTTGGCTCCGCTGTTGCGGCGTACGCCGCGTTCGGCGAGCATGAGCGCGATGAGCTGGTCGCGTACGACACCGATGCCCTGGTTGCCGACGATCCGCTCGCCGCGTCCGAGCACCGTGACCAGATTGCCGAGGAAGTAGAAGAAGAGATTCACGGTGGCGGCAGGCCAGTAAGGTTCCCCGGGCTGACCGCCCCTCGGCGCGATGTCGCCCTCCGGGAACAGGGTGCCGTCCCGGTCGAACAGCACCCGCACCCCGTCGTACTGGAACCGGTCGAACGCTGCGAGCGGATGCACGATCAGATCGACGTGCAACCAGTCGGCCGTGATCCCGAGCCCGCCGATCAGCCCCGGCAGCCGATCCGCCAGCACGGTCGGCCCGGCGAGCTCCCGCAGTACGTCGTCCCAGTGCTCCTTGAACCAGTCGGTGCTGTCGTCCGTCACCACCAGATGTACGTCGACATCGCTGAAGCGGTCGGCGGCGCCCGTCGCGTAACTGCCGATCAGGTACACCGCCAGGACCCGCTCGTCGCCGCGCAGTACCTCTCCCGCGCGGGTGATCACCGCCTGCTGCCGCTCATCCCCAGTCGTCACCGGACCACCCTAGGACGCGCATCAGGGCGGGGGCAGGGAATTGTCCGCGGGCGGCGCTAGGGTTGCGGGCGTGGAAGCGCCCCTTGCCTTGTACCGCCGGTATCGCCCGGACTCGTTCGCGCAAGTGATCGGGCAGGACCATGTCACCGCGCCGCTGCGGAACGCGCTGAGCAACAACCGGGTCAATCACGCCTACCTGTTCTCCGGGCCGCGCGGCTGTGGAAAGACCACCAGCGCGCGGATCCTCGCCCGGGCGATCAACTGCGAGAAGGGACCGATCGCCGAGCCGTGCGGGGTGTGCAAGTCGTGCACCGACCTGGCGCGCGGCGGGCCCGGCAGTATCGACGTGATCGAGATCGACGCGGCGTCGCACGGTGGTGTCGACGACGCCCGTGACCTGCGCGAGCGGGCGTTCTTCGCGCCGGTCGAGAGCCGCTACAAGATCTACATCATCGACGAGGCGCACATGGTGACCACGCAGGGCTTCAACGCCCTGCTGAAACTGGTCGAGGAGCCGCCGCCGCACCTCAAGTTCATCTTCGCGACCACCGAGCCCGAGAAGGTGATCGGGACGATCCGGTCGCGTACGCACCACTACCCGTTCCGTCTGGTGCCGCCGAAGGTGCTCGCGGACTACATGGCGACCCTGTGCGAGTCCGAGGGTGTGTCGATCGAGCCCGCCGTGCTGCCGCTGGTCGTGCGGGCCGGCGCCGGGTCGGTGCGTGACTCGCTGAGCGTGCTCGACCAGCTGATCGGCGGTGCGGGACCGGCTGGCGTGACGTACGAGCTGGCGGTCGCGCTGCTGGGATTCACGCCGGACTCGCTGCTCGACGCGTGCGTGGACGGGTTCGCGGCGCATGACAGCGCGACCGTGTTCGAGACGATCGAGAAGGTCATCGAGACCGGTCAAGACCCGAAGCGGTTCGCCGAGGACCTGCTGCGGCGGTTGCGGGACCTCGTGGTGTTGTCTGCCGTACCGACTGCTGTGACTTCTGGGCTGATCGAGGCCGCTGAGGACCAGGCGGAGCGGCTGCAGACGCAGGCTGCTGGGATCGGCCCGGCGGAGCTGACCCGGGCGGCGGACATCGTCGCGGAGGGTTTGCTGGACATGCGGGGGGCGACCGCTCCTCGCCTGCAGCTCGAGTTGATCTGCGCGAAGGTGCTCCTGCCCGGCGCCGACGACTCCACGAACGGCATTCAGGCCCGCCTCGACCGCATGGAACGGCGGCTCGCGATCGGAGTGCCGGGCGGCGCGGCGGACGGTGTGGCGGTCGGTGCAGGTACGCCGGACTCGGCGCAGGCAGCTGGTACGCCGGGTGCTGCCGTCACTAGCAGAGCCGCTGCCCGCGCAGCCGCAACCACAGGCAATCGCGCAGCCCCCACAGACCAACCGGCCGCCACGGACACCCCAGCCGCGGCACCCAGCCCAGCCACCCCAGACGACGCAGCCGCTCCGGGAAGCGCAGCCGCTCCGGGTAGCACGGCTGCTCCGGGTAGCACGACTGGTGAGAGCGGTGTGGCTGGCGCGGGCGGCGGTGGGGCTGGCGTCGGTGCGGAGCGCGCTGGCGGTGCGGGACAGCCCGGAGGTGGAGGGCATGCTGGCGGCGCGGGGCGGGCCGGTGGTGCAGGACAGGCGGGCGGTAGTCAGTCCGCCGGGGGCGCGGGTGTAGCTGGTGTTGAGTCGGCAGGCGACCCGGCCGGGGCGTCCGGTGGTGACGCATCTGCGGGCGCTGGGTCTGGTGCTCGGTCTGCGGTGCAGGGCTCTGGTGGTGGGGCGCGTACGGGTGCTTGGGGGGATGAGTCAGCTGTGCAGGCCAGTCCGCCTGCGCAGGTGAGTTCGCAACCGCAGGTCAGTTCGCCTGCGCCCGTCGTACAGCCTTCGCAGTCTGGTCAGGCTGCTGGTGGGGTTGGGGCTGTTGGGTTGGGGGATGTTCGGCGGTTGTGGCCTCAGGTTTTGGAGGCTGTGAAGGCGCAGCGGCGGTTCGCTTGGATCATGCTGAGTCAGAACGCTCAGGTGATTGCGATTGACGATCAGACGCTCACGCTCGGTCTGGTGAATGCTGGTGCCCGGGAGAGCTTTGCGCGGTCCGGGAGCGATGAGATTCTTCGCCAGGCGATGATCGACACCATTGGCGTCGACCGCCGAGTCGAGGCCGTCGTCGATCCGTCGGCCGACCCGGGGGCTGGCGGCGGCTCGGCCGGGCGGCCGGGCCCGCAGGCCGGCGGACCTGGTCATTCGGGTGGTGCCGGCTCGCAGTCCGGAGGCACGGGTGGTCCTGGTGCGGCAGGTCATGGCAGCCCAGTAGCCGATCCAGGCAGCGCAGGCACGAGCGGTCCCGGCGCAGGCGGTCCAAGCGCGCCCGGCGCAAGCGCGCCCGGCGCAAGCGCGGGCGGCGCAAGCGCGGGCGGCGCAAGCGCGGGCGGCGCAAGCGCGGGCGGTCCGAGCGCGGCCGGTCCCGGAGCGGGCGGACCGGGCGCAGGTGGGCCGAGCGCAGCCAGCCCGGGGACGGGTGGAGCCGGAGCAGGCGGTCCGGGTGTGGGCGGAACTGGAGCAAGCGGACCTGGAGTAGGCGGGGCAGAGGCGGGTGCTTCGGAGGCAGGTGGATCCGGGGGGCCAGGGGCAGGTGGGCCCGGCTTGAGTGGTCCCGGGGCGGGTGGCTCTGGGGCAGGCGGTCTGAGTGCGGGTGGCTCGGGGGCAGTAGGTCGCGCTGGTGCGGGCGGTGCTGATTCGGGAGCGGCGGTTGGTGGGGGCCGGACTGGGCAGTGGGGGGATGGGCCTGGGGCGGTTGCTTTGCAGGAGCCGCCGGACTCTGAGTACGACGTACCGCCGGAAGACCCTTGGGAGGACGGGCCCGCACGGCCTGCGCGGCAGCAGGCGGCTCAGCAGCCGCAGCAGTCTGTGGCGGAGCGTCGGGAGCAAGCCGGCAGTAAGCGGCGGGCGGCTGAGGCTGCGGTTGCTGCTGAGCAGGCGCGGCAGGCGGCGAATGCGGCCGCAACTGCTCCTGAGGTACCGCTGACGCCCGAGGAGGAGGCGGACTCGATCGGGGAGGACGACGTCGTGCTGGAAGAGGACTCCCGTTCGCACACCGACCTGCTGCGCGAAACCCTCGGCGCCCAGATCATCACCGAAGAGCCCAACTAAGCCCTCCGACACATCCGAAGAGCCCAGGCCGACGCGCTTATCCACAACCCTGTGGATAAGCGTGGGGAGACTGGTCGGTTTCTGGTTGCCGGGCGGCGGCGCTGGGGTTGTCGGGCGGACCGGCTAGGGTTGAGGCTCGGCAACAAGTAGCGGTTCGGACGAGGAGATCGCAGTGTTCGACGGTGGCGGTGCTGGGGGCTTCGACATGTCCAACCTGCTCGCGCAGGCACAGGCGATGCAGAACCAGTTGATGGAAGCGCAGGCCGACCTGGAGGGTCAGGAGATCGAAGGATCCGCCGGCGGCGGTCTGGTGACCGCCCTGGTGTCCGGCACGGGCGAGCTTCTCAGCCTGAACATCAAGAAAGAGGCCGTCGACCCGGACGACACCGAGACGCTGGCCGACCTGATCGTCGCCGCGGTGCGGGACGCCTCGGAGAATGCGAAGCAGGCTGCGGCCGCCGCGATGGGACCGCTGGCCGGTGGGCTGGGCGGCGCGTTCGGCGGTGACGGCGGCTTCCCCGGATTTGGCGGTGACGCTCCGGCGTCCCCCGCAGGTTTCGGCCTGCCCGGCACCCCGCCGGCGGTCGAGGCGGCCGAGCCAGGCGATGGCCCGGACCAGGACAAGCCGGCGAGTGGCGACAACCGTGGTGGCGTCGGGTTCGTGAACCCGGGGAATCCGGCCGGCGAGCCCGGCCAGAACCCGGGCTGACGTGTACGAGGGGGCCGTTCAGGATCTCATCGACGAGCTGGGGCGGTTGCCCGGTGTGGGTCCGAAGTCCGCGCAGCGGATCGCGTTCCACCTGCTCGCGGCCGACGAGACCGACGTACGGCGGCTCGCGCACGTGCTCGTGCAGGTGAAGGAGAAGGTCAAGTTCTGCGAGATCTGCGGCAACGTCTCCGAGGAGACGCAGTGCCGGATCTGCCGGGACCCGCGCCGCGACCTGAGCCTGATCTGTGTGGTCGAGGAGGCCAAGGACGTGGTCGCGGTCGAGCGCACCCGCGAATTCCGCGGCCGGTACCACGTGCTCGGCGGGGCGATCTCGCCGATCGAGGGCATCGGGCCGGACGAGCTGCGGATCAAGGAGCTGATGCAGCGGCTGGCGAGCGGTGAGGTGACCGAGATCATCCTGGCCACCGATCCGAACCTCGAAGGTGAGGCGACCGCGACGTACTTGAGCCGCCTACTGCGGCCCATGGGGTTGCGCGTCACCCGATTGGCTAGTGGACTTCCAGTAGGCGGTGACCTCGAGTACGCCGACGAGGTGACCCTCGGACGGGCGTTTGAAGGGCGACGATCAATCGATGACTGAACCGACAGATATTGCAGAGCGGGCGCTGAGCACGGACTCCGAGGACCTGGAGGAGTTCGCCGAACAGATCGCCGACCAGGTCCGGAGCTTCCTGATCTCGGTCCGCGACATCGCCGCGCAACCCGACGAGGACGGGGTCGACGAGGGCCTCGCCTCGCTGCCGTACCTGCTGCTCGAGGTGAGCCAGTTGCTGCTCGCCGGCGGCCGGCTCGGCGCGTTCGAGGACTTCGTGCCGGAGGAGCGCTTCGAGAGCGACGCCGGCCCGGACCCGGACCTGGACACGATGCGGGACCGGCTCGCGGTGCTGTTCGAGGGCCTGGACGAGTACGCGGAGGTCTTCGATCCGTACGCCGCTCCGCCGGAGATCACCGTCAACCGGCTCTCCGACGACCTCACCGCGATCGCGACCGACCTGGTGCACGGCCTCGCGCACTACGAGGAGGGCCGGGTCACCGAGGCGTTGTGGTGGTGGCAGTTCTCGTACGTGTCCACGTGGGGTGCGGCTGCGAGCGCCGTACTGCGGGCCATCCAGTCGCTGATCGCGCACGACCGGCTGGAGCCGGCGCACGACGCGGAGACCGAGGCGACGGACCGTGAGCTCGTCGAGGTCGCCGAAGAGGCCGTCCAGCGCCGCTGAAGCGATGTCTGTTCTCGAACTCGTACGGCGGTTGCCCGAGCCGGCCGTCGTACGGCGGGTGAGTCGTGCGCTCGCGGTGCTCGATCTGGTGCTGAACGACGACGCGTCGACCAGGTACTACGAGTTCGACGCGCGCTGGTCCGGTACCGAAGAGGCTGCCCTGATGCGGGACGGGTCGGGGAACGAGTACTCGATCGTGTTCTCGCCGGACGGGACGTTCGCGTACGGGTTCGATCACGAGTCGCCGATGTCGCCGTACGTGAACGAGATGAAACCCTGGCCCGGGCTGCTGGACGGCGTCCCCGAGGTGTTCCACGCGCAGCGGGACGACAAGGCGTTCTGGGATGAAGCGCCACGAGCGACGGTGTGCTTCTGGCGTACGGCGGAAGACACCGCCTGGCGTTGCGGGCCGGTGGAGAACGTCGACGCCGACGGAGCGGACCGGCTCTTCGAACTGGTCGCGGACGGCCGGCCCGAGGCCTACCTGACCTTCGCCGAGGACTACTACGAACAATCGCTGGACCTCGATGCCGTCCGGCACGTGTACGCGCTGATGCCGTTGACGGAGTACGTCGTCACGTCGCTCAATCGCCAGCGCCGCTTGGCCGATCTCAAGGAAAGCATCGCCGAGATCGGTTACCCGCGGTCCTGAGGCGCGTTAGCGTGACGCCTGATGACAACGCATCCGCAGGATCCGGCGGTCGTCGGGCCGTTCGCGATCCAGGGGCGGCTCGGCCGCGGTGCGATGGGCGCGGTGTACCTGGCCCGCTCGCCGGGCGGGCGGCTGGTCGCGGTGAAGGTGGTCCGCGACGAACTCGCCGGCGACTCGGGATTCCGGGCGCGGTTCGCCCGCGAGATCGACGCGGCGCGGAGAGTCAGCGGTGCGTTCACGGCGCCGGTCGTCGATGCCGATCCGGCGGCGGACCGGCCCTGGCTGGCGACCGAGTACCTGCCGGGACCCACGCTGCAGAAGGCGATTGAGACTTCAGGGCCGTTGACGCCGGACGCGGTGCGGTCGCTGGCGAGTGGGCTGGCCGAGGCGCTGGCGGCGATTCACGCGAGCGGTCTCGTGCATCGCGATCTCAAACCGTCGAACATCGTGCTGACCGGCAACGGGCCGCGGGTGATCGACTTCGGGATCGCGCGGGCGTTGGAGGAGGCGAGCCTGACCGCGACCGGGATGGTGATCGGTACGCCGGGGTACTTGTCGCCGGAGCAGATCACCGGGACGGGCATCGGACCGGCCAGTGACGTGTTCGCTCTCGGCGCGGTGCTGGTGTTCGCGGCGTCGGGGCGCGGACCGTTCGCGACCGGGAGCCCGGCGTCGTTGCTCCATCGGATCGTCAACGACCAGCCACACATCCCGCCGTTACCGGGGCCACTGGGCGACGTCGTACGCCGGTGCCTCGCCCGCGATCCCGCGCAACGGCCGACGCCGGCCGAAGTACTGCAGATCCTCGGATCCACCGCACCCCTGAACCCGCCGACGAGCGTCCTCCCACCACCGACCAAAGTCCTGCCACCGCCGCCACCCAAGTTGGTTGAGGCGACCTTCGAGACCAGCCGCACGCGACCAATCGTCTTCGCGGCGACCAGCACCGTCCTCTGGCTCGCGTTCATCCCCGCCGACCCGCAGGTCAAAGCGCTCCACCCCGTCCTCTCGTCTGTCTCCGCCCTGATCTCCCTCGCCTTCTTCTGCCTCGCCGTCCGCTACTGGATCCTCGCCCTCAGACCAAAAGTCGTACTCCGCCTGTCGTCAGCAGGACTAACCGTCAGCCGCAAAAGAAAGCAGGCCACCGTCCCGTGGCACGGCGTCACGCGGCTGCGCATCGGCGGAGACATGAAGCGCCCGTGGCTGGTCGCCTGGCTCGAGCCGCCGTACGAGAACCAGCTCCCGGTCTCCCGCCACCATCACGGCGGTCTCCGCATCTACCCGATAGCCCACGGCGGATCCCAGAACCGAAGAAGAACCCAGGTGAACGAACTCCGCGCCGCCCTCAACTGGTACGCCGCCCACCTCCACGACAAATCGTTCTAGTCAGGGAGCATCGGCATCTCCAAGCCCTGTGACTTGCCGAGGAGGATGCCGCGGGTGATGGCGTTGGTGCCGAACTTGTCCTTGACCTGGTCGAGAGCGGAATCGAGCTCGTTGTTGGCGGCCTTGTCGAAGGGGAGCGCCAACTGGAGCGCGGCCTCGTTCTCCAGGTTGCCGACGGAGATACCGATCATCGTGAGGCCCTGGGCGGTGATCAGCGGGTTCGCCGTGCGCAGCAGCGCGCGGGCGGTGACCAGGATCGCGCGCGTCTGATCTGTTGCCTGAGGCAACGTGTGGGAGCGGGTGGCGCGGGTGAAATCGTCGAAGCGCAGGCGCAACGTCACCGTTCGGCCGGAGCGGCCCGCGGAGCGCATCCGGCGACTGACACGGTCGACGAGCCCTGCGAGTACGGCGTCCAGCGTGGCCGGCGACTTCGGCGAACGGCCCAACGCCCGTTGCGACCCGATCGACCGGCGCCGTCGGCCCACCTCGATCGGACGCGGGTCCCGGTTGTGCGCGAGGGCGTGCAGATGCCGCCCGGAGGCCCGCCCGAGCATCGCGACCAGCGCCCCCTCGGGCAGCATCGCGACATCGCCCACCTTGGTCAGCCCGCGATTCCGCAGCTTCTCCGCCGTCACCTCGCCGACGCCCCACAACCGCGAGACATCCAACGGATGCAGGAACTCCAGCTCCCGGTCCGGCGCTACCTCGAGCAGGCCGTCCGGCTTCGCGACGCCGCTCGCGACCTTCGCCAGGAACTTCGTCCGCGCCACCCCGACCGTGATCGGCAGTCCGACCCTCGACAGCACCTCCGCGCGCAGCCGTCTGGCGATCTCCACCGGAGTACCGCGGATCTTCCGGAGGCCGGCCACATCCAGGAACGCCTCGTCGATCGAGAGCCCCTCGACCAGCGGTGTGGTGTCCTCGAAGACCTTGAACACCGCCTTGCTGGCTTCGGAGTACGCCGACATCCGCGGCTCGACCACGATCGCGCCCGGGCAGCGACGCAACGCCTGCCCGCCGTTCATCGCCGTCCGCACGCCGAACGCCTTGGCCTCGTAGCTGCAGGCGAGCACCACGCCGGCGCCGACGATCACCGGCCGGCCGCGGAGGCGTGGGTCATCGCGCTGCTCGACCGACGCGTAGAACGCGTCCAGATCGGCATGCAGGATGGTCGCCGCCTGCGCTTCGGGCACGAACATATGTTCGCATAAACCGGGGACATTTGAGATAGGGAGAATTCCCGACGCGGTGGACATCGATGTCAGGAAAGAATGAGTCCTATGGACCTGACGGCGTACCGCGATCTCTGGAAGACCCAAGGCGTGATGGCGCTGCTCGCCTCGGCCTTGATCGCGCGGTTGCCGGTATTGGCGACGATGGTCCCGTTGGCGTTCCTGGCCAAGGACGCGGCCGGCAACTTCGGCTGGGCCGGTGTGGTCGCGGGCGCCTACTCGGTCGGTACGGCGTTTGCGAGCGTCATCTGGTCCCGGATGGCGGACCGTAAGGGCGCGCGCAAGGTAGTGATCGGCACCGGGATGGCCTGGGGTGTCTGGATGGCAGTGCTCGCTCTGCTGCCGTACAGCTGGTACCGGCTGCTCCCGGTCGCGGCTGCCCTGGCTGGTGTGTTCG
This Kribbella sp. NBC_00482 DNA region includes the following protein-coding sequences:
- the recR gene encoding recombination mediator RecR, which encodes MYEGAVQDLIDELGRLPGVGPKSAQRIAFHLLAADETDVRRLAHVLVQVKEKVKFCEICGNVSEETQCRICRDPRRDLSLICVVEEAKDVVAVERTREFRGRYHVLGGAISPIEGIGPDELRIKELMQRLASGEVTEIILATDPNLEGEATATYLSRLLRPMGLRVTRLASGLPVGGDLEYADEVTLGRAFEGRRSIDD
- a CDS encoding YbaB/EbfC family nucleoid-associated protein, with the translated sequence MFDGGGAGGFDMSNLLAQAQAMQNQLMEAQADLEGQEIEGSAGGGLVTALVSGTGELLSLNIKKEAVDPDDTETLADLIVAAVRDASENAKQAAAAAMGPLAGGLGGAFGGDGGFPGFGGDAPASPAGFGLPGTPPAVEAAEPGDGPDQDKPASGDNRGGVGFVNPGNPAGEPGQNPG
- a CDS encoding DNA polymerase III subunit gamma and tau; translation: MSAGGARVAGVEAPLALYRRYRPDSFAQVIGQDHVTAPLRNALSNNRVNHAYLFSGPRGCGKTTSARILARAINCEKGPIAEPCGVCKSCTDLARGGPGSIDVIEIDAASHGGVDDARDLRERAFFAPVESRYKIYIIDEAHMVTTQGFNALLKLVEEPPPHLKFIFATTEPEKVIGTIRSRTHHYPFRLVPPKVLADYMATLCESEGVSIEPAVLPLVVRAGAGSVRDSLSVLDQLIGGAGPAGVTYELAVALLGFTPDSLLDACVDGFAAHDSATVFETIEKVIETGQDPKRFAEDLLRRLRDLVVLSAVPTAVTSGLIEAAEDQAERLQTQAAGIGPAELTRAADIVAEGLLDMRGATAPRLQLELICAKVLLPGADDSTNGIQARLDRMERRLAIGVPGGAADGVAVGAGTPDSAQAAGTPGAAVTSRAAARAAATTGNRAAPTDQPAATDTPAAAPSPATPDDAAAPGSAAAPGSTAAPGSTTGESGVAGAGGGGAGVGAERAGGAGQPGGGGHAGGAGRAGGAGQAGGSQSAGGAGVAGVESAGDPAGASGGDASAGAGSGARSAVQGSGGGARTGAWGDESAVQASPPAQVSSQPQVSSPAPVVQPSQSGQAAGGVGAVGLGDVRRLWPQVLEAVKAQRRFAWIMLSQNAQVIAIDDQTLTLGLVNAGARESFARSGSDEILRQAMIDTIGVDRRVEAVVDPSADPGAGGGSAGRPGPQAGGPGHSGGAGSQSGGTGGPGAAGHGSPVADPGSAGTSGPGAGGPSAPGASAPGASAGGASAGGASAGGASAGGPSAAGPGAGGPGAGGPSAASPGTGGAGAGGPGVGGTGASGPGVGGAEAGASEAGGSGGPGAGGPGLSGPGAGGSGAGGLSAGGSGAVGRAGAGGADSGAAVGGGRTGQWGDGPGAVALQEPPDSEYDVPPEDPWEDGPARPARQQAAQQPQQSVAERREQAGSKRRAAEAAVAAEQARQAANAAATAPEVPLTPEEEADSIGEDDVVLEEDSRSHTDLLRETLGAQIITEEPN
- a CDS encoding DUF5063 domain-containing protein; protein product: MTEPTDIAERALSTDSEDLEEFAEQIADQVRSFLISVRDIAAQPDEDGVDEGLASLPYLLLEVSQLLLAGGRLGAFEDFVPEERFESDAGPDPDLDTMRDRLAVLFEGLDEYAEVFDPYAAPPEITVNRLSDDLTAIATDLVHGLAHYEEGRVTEALWWWQFSYVSTWGAAASAVLRAIQSLIAHDRLEPAHDAETEATDRELVEVAEEAVQRR
- the dinB gene encoding DNA polymerase IV codes for the protein MFVPEAQAATILHADLDAFYASVEQRDDPRLRGRPVIVGAGVVLACSYEAKAFGVRTAMNGGQALRRCPGAIVVEPRMSAYSEASKAVFKVFEDTTPLVEGLSIDEAFLDVAGLRKIRGTPVEIARRLRAEVLSRVGLPITVGVARTKFLAKVASGVAKPDGLLEVAPDRELEFLHPLDVSRLWGVGEVTAEKLRNRGLTKVGDVAMLPEGALVAMLGRASGRHLHALAHNRDPRPIEVGRRRRSIGSQRALGRSPKSPATLDAVLAGLVDRVSRRMRSAGRSGRTVTLRLRFDDFTRATRSHTLPQATDQTRAILVTARALLRTANPLITAQGLTMIGISVGNLENEAALQLALPFDKAANNELDSALDQVKDKFGTNAITRGILLGKSQGLEMPMLPD
- a CDS encoding aminoglycoside 6-adenylyltransferase translates to MTTGDERQQAVITRAGEVLRGDERVLAVYLIGSYATGAADRFSDVDVHLVVTDDSTDWFKEHWDDVLRELAGPTVLADRLPGLIGGLGITADWLHVDLIVHPLAAFDRFQYDGVRVLFDRDGTLFPEGDIAPRGGQPGEPYWPAATVNLFFYFLGNLVTVLGRGERIVGNQGIGVVRDQLIALMLAERGVRRNSGAKRLNAFLSDEQRATLESIPAAGTDPADIIAANQYICREFVTRGTALAKRTGGEWPTDFVEATFTHLQNHFGTSFA
- a CDS encoding serine/threonine-protein kinase, which translates into the protein MTTHPQDPAVVGPFAIQGRLGRGAMGAVYLARSPGGRLVAVKVVRDELAGDSGFRARFAREIDAARRVSGAFTAPVVDADPAADRPWLATEYLPGPTLQKAIETSGPLTPDAVRSLASGLAEALAAIHASGLVHRDLKPSNIVLTGNGPRVIDFGIARALEEASLTATGMVIGTPGYLSPEQITGTGIGPASDVFALGAVLVFAASGRGPFATGSPASLLHRIVNDQPHIPPLPGPLGDVVRRCLARDPAQRPTPAEVLQILGSTAPLNPPTSVLPPPTKVLPPPPPKLVEATFETSRTRPIVFAATSTVLWLAFIPADPQVKALHPVLSSVSALISLAFFCLAVRYWILALRPKVVLRLSSAGLTVSRKRKQATVPWHGVTRLRIGGDMKRPWLVAWLEPPYENQLPVSRHHHGGLRIYPIAHGGSQNRRRTQVNELRAALNWYAAHLHDKSF